The following proteins are co-located in the Larimichthys crocea isolate SSNF chromosome XXIV, L_crocea_2.0, whole genome shotgun sequence genome:
- the ppm1aa gene encoding protein phosphatase 1A isoform X4, whose translation MGAFLDKPKMEKYNSRGEGNNLRYGLSSMQGWRVEMEDAHTAVIGLPHGLDPWSFFAVYDGHAGSQVAKYCCEHLLEHITSNSDFQSALQEDPSVDSVKNGIRTGFLQIDEHMRTISEKKHGVDRSGSTAVGVMISPSHIYFINCGDSRGLLSRGGAVHFFTQDHKPSNPLEKERIQNAGGSVMIQRVNGSLAVSRALGDFDYKCVHGKGPTEQLVSPEPEVYAIERCEGEDEFIILACDGIWDVMANEDLCDFVRSRLEVTDDLERVSNEIVDTCLYKGSRDNMSVVLICFPGAPKVSPEAVKREAELDKYLEGRVEEIIKKQGDESLPDLVHVMRTLASEAIPNLPPGGELASKRSVIEAVYNKLNPYRSDDTDSASTDDMW comes from the exons ATGGGTGCATTTCTGGACAAACCAAAGATGGAAAAATACAATTCCCGCGGTGAGGGTAACAACCTGAGGTATGGGCTGAGTAGCATGCAGGGCTGGCGGGTAGAGATGGAAGATGCACACACAGCGGTAATTGGTCTGCCTCATGGTCTTGACCCCTGGTCGTTCTTTGCTGTTTATGATGGGCATGCTGGCTCTCAGGTGGCCAAGTACTGCTGTGAGCACCTGCTGGAGCACATCACCAGCAACTCAGACTTCCAGAGTGCTCTGCAGGAGGACCCCTCTGTGGATAGCGTGAAGAATGGGATCCGCACGGGATTCTTGCAGATTGATGAACACATGCGAACCATCTCCGAGAAGAAGCACGGCGTGGACCGCAGCGGCTCCACTGCAGTGGGAGTGATGATTTCTCCGAGCCATATCTACTTTATCAATTGTGGCGACTCGAGGGGACTCCTCAGCCGAGGCGGAGCTGTGCACTTCTTCACACAGGATCACAAACCCAGCAACCCTCTGGAGAAGGAAAGGATTCAGAATGCCGGCGGCTCAGTCATGATCCAGCGAGTTAATGGGTCCCTAGCTGTGTCTCGGGCTTTGGGAGACTTCGACTACAAGTGTGTGCATGGAAAAGGTCCGACAGAGCAGCTTGTGTCTCCTGAGCCTGAAGTTTATGCAATAGAGAGATGCGAGGGAGAAGATGAATTCATTATACTAGCATGTGATGGCATCTGGGATGTCATGGCCAATGAGGACCTGTGTGACTTTGTCAGGTCAAGGCTAGAGGTGACAGATGATCTTGAAAGAGTCAGCAATGAAATTGTTGACACCTGCTTGTACAAG gGAAGCCGGGATAATATGAGTGTTGTGTTAATCTGCTTTCCTGGGGCCCCAAAAGTTTCTCCTGAAGCAGTGAAACGGGAGGCTGAGCTGGATAAATACCTGGAGGGCAGAGTAGAAG AGATCATCAAGAAACAGGGGGATGAAAGTCTCCCAGATTTGGTCCATGTTATGCGGACGTTAGCATCTGAGGCCATCCCTAACCTCCCGCCTGGAGGAGAGCTGGCAAGCAA ACGAAGTGTTATTGAAGCGGTGTACAACAAACTCAACCCCTACCGAAGTGATGACACA
- the pcnx4 gene encoding pecanex-like protein 4: MVRMGPDVPLLNEYKQEFFWKRFPQTVLGGPRFKLGYCAPPYVYVNQVVLFLTPWLFGGIATLLCQLQLLQELHATVLSGMLMFGAAAGVQALALYAARRSGTVERLGAPNILVDEEEVEFTNCVSPETVRFIAPGKRFGLSVVLHTVLAGVLCGFGTWYVFLGRLTALYGSIGVSLVVFVLSWVTLCIAEYSLIVNTATETATFQAQDTYEITPLTRPLYIFIFIAVDLADRFSDPVPELQLASQVLHVLFLFLPLLWALGILPPLDALLLWGMEQALVFGLGGSPMSSNLRLLLMFGVSAGVAVCNYFIPSTLGVVLFSISTGFLLSLDLSQVGTLCRGPRAAFGDHGFRRGGSPPPLPRSSFGWKLGCREMLLYLSLLLVAMAEAGVLHHFLGSALSHSLVSGPQAPVSYLLLVLFCLCWGLREIQGAYVLGGVFLNPLYPKGMSSVQTFKQRNRGLYVAAAIRRVLLYLVSPFAMIAFLSMDKSLQMLHTASLSVGFTRAFRVVWQSSEDALLQMVVVVLMRFAAGNNMLLWWDNLGTGVQLLLVGLLIDRLTQFFAKLKFTLTVLVTSWTEKKQRRQSAGTLLALNASLCPLLLAVVTLSALLSAPLLPLFTLPIFLVGFPRPQRSWPGPVGTACPCPDSIFYQQMSGSLASALRTAFARGSLGSLAPGSHFLGRFQDRMVWIMILERGYGYCTVNIKGLELQETSCHTVEARRVDEVFEAAFERPERLGFTQGFNLHWGNALTPCAALAVRVYSDARNVLSGIIDSHDNLRKLQDDFLKALVWLLLRYCVQKHKGFLWSSEEGPGVGGRKSQSSQLAQTTCNQPPEAVMVESNVSSLRFRQDSSSLTSFGDWSDEDDLFGPQPARRTVALVTAEAQPGNSAMQTGASLPGSVEMDSLFENMALSALQPLQPLGLGIGMPVVDKGCNPEVFRETPGSLPQLNFSCPQSEVFNLPTGWRTAPLLPSRLLQLKPLFPEDWFRFTLGRFGPAVQGETPEDMTKALKEDEALKELHAQVALSCLISLGAESAFTSPSYVYRLYCGDVPWTEGLDWLSSSKELYQLALRAFRFSFKLLFDQASLGPMESAEELFSTLEEYERDWYIGLVTEKGWHDSVLQEKPFLFSLGHDLAMGTYTGRVLSLQEQLVHVGHLNGEGVRGQWANLSWELLYATNDDEERYSIQAHPFMLRNLTVQAADPPLGYPIYSSAPLHFPCL, translated from the exons ATGGTCAGAATGGGGCCAGATGTGCCCCTTCTTAATGAGTACAAGCAGGAGTTCTTCTGGAAGCGCTTCCCCCAGACGGTGTTGGGGGGTCCACGCTTCAAGTTGGGCTACTGTGCTCCACCATATGTCTACGTCAATCAGGTAGTCTTGTTCTTGACACCATGGCTTTTTGGGGGAATCGCTACTCTGCTctgccagctgcagctgcttcaggagcTCCACGCCACAGTGCTCTCTGGTATGCTTATGTTCGGGGCTGCAGCGGGTGTCCAGGCCCTGGCATTGTATGCCGCTCGGAGGAGTGGCACAGTGGAGAGACTTGGTGCTCCCAACATCTTGGTTGATGAAGAGGAAGTGGAATTCACCAACTGCGTCAGCCCGGAGACGGTCCGATTTATTGCTCCTGGGAAAAGGTTTGGGCTCAGTGTGGTGCTACACACAGTCCTTGCTGGGGTGCTCTGCGGCTTTGGGACATGGTATGTTTTCCTTGGCAGACTGACTGCGCTCTATGGCAGCATTGGCGTGTCCCTGGTCGTCTTTGTCCTGAGTTGGGTGACACTGTGTATAGCTGAATATTCCCTCATTGTAAATACAGCCACAGAGACGGCCACTTTCCAGGCACAGGACACTTATGAGATCACACCACTCACCCGACCCCTCTAcatctttattttcattgctGTGGACTTGGCTGACAG GTTCTCGGACCCCGTCCCTGAACTCCAACTGGCCAGCCAGGTTCTCCATGTGCTGTTTCTCTTCCTACCTCTGCTGTGGGCGCTCGGTATACTGCCTCCCCTGGACGCCCTGCTCCTCTGGGGCATGGAGCAGGCTCTCGTGTTTGGCTTAGGAGGCTCGCCCATGTCCAGCAACCTCAG GCTGCTGTTGATGTTTGGTGTATCTGCCGGCGTAGCTGTGTGCAATTATTTCATTCCCTCAACACTGGGTGTGGTTCTCTTCTCCATCTCAACGGGATTTCTGCTGAGTCTGGATCTCAGCCAGGTTGGCACACTCTGCAGAGGTCCCAGGGCAGCATTTGGGGATCATGGATTTCGCAGAGGGGGgtcaccacctcctcttcctcgcaGTTCCTTTGGCTGGAAACTGGGCTGCAGGGAGATGCTGCTATATTTGAGCCTGCTACTTGTGGCGATGGCAGAGGCAGGGGTGTTGCATCACTTTCTTGGTTCAGCTCTGTCCCACAGCTTGGTTTCAGGACCCCAGGCTCCAGTCAGCTACCTCCTCCTCGTactcttctgtctctgctgggGTCTCAGAGAGATCCAAGGGGCCTACGTATTGGGAGGAGTGTTCCTCAATCCCCTGTACCCTAAGGGCATGTCCAGTGTGCAGACTTtcaagcagagaaacagaggctTATATGTTGCTGCAGCCATCAGAAGAGTCCTTCTTTATCTTG TGTCTCCATTTGCAATGATTGCTTTCCTGTCCATGGACAAATCTCTGCAGATGCTCCACACGGCTTCCCTCAGTGTGGGATTCACACGAGCCTTTAGAGTG GTCTGGCAGAGTTCAGAGGATGCTCTGCTAcaaatggtggtggtggtcttgATGCGGTTTGCAGCTGGAAACAACATGCTGCTGTGGTGGGACAACCTTGGCACTGGAGTTCAGCTTCTTCTG GTGGGCCTCCTGATCGACAGACTGACCCAGTTCTTTGCCAAGCTGAAGTTCACCCTGACTGTGTTGGTGACATCTTGGACAGAAAAGAAGCAGCGCCGCCAGTCGGCTGGAACTCTCTTGGCTCTGAACGCCTCCCTATGCCCACTGCTGCTGGCTGTGGTGACCCTATCTGCCTTGTTGTCCGCCCCTCTACTGCCTCTCTTCACCCTGCCCATCTTCTTAGTGGGTTTCCCCAGGCCTCAGCGCAGTTGGCCAGGCCCCGTAGGTACCGCCTGTCCCTGCCCAGACTCAATCTTCTACCAGCAGATGAGCGGAAGTCTGGCCTCTGCTCTGAGGACAGCCTTTGCAAGAGGGTCACTAG GTTCTTTAGCCCCAGGCTCTCATTTTCTTGGCCGCTTTCAGGACCGTATGGTTTGGATAATGATCCTGGAGAGAGgatacggctactgtacagtcAACATTAAG GGTCTCGAGCTGCAAGAGACATCGTGCCACACAGTGGAGGCACGGAGGGTAGATGAGGTGTTTGAGGCTGCTTTTGAGCGGCCCGAGCGGCTCGGTTTCACCCAGGGCTTTAACCTGCATTGGGGAAACGCCCTCACCCCTTGTGCTGCCCTTGCAGTGCGAGTCTACTCTGATGCCCGAAATGTTCTCTCTGGCATCATTGACTCTCACGACAACTTGAGGAAACTTCAGGACGACTTTCTAAAAGCGCTTGTCTGGTTGCTTCTCCGATATTGTGTGCAGAAGCATAAAGGGTTTCTGTGGAGCAGTGAAGAAGGGCCAGGTGTTGGAGGCAGGAAGTCCCAGTCTTCCCAGTTGGCCCAGACCACATGTAACCAGCCACCTGAGGCGGTCATGGTGGAATCCAACGTGTCTTCTCTCAGGTTTAGACAGGATAGCTCCAGTTTGACCTCCTTTGGTGATTGGTCAGATGAGGATGACTTATTTGGACCTCAGCCAGCCAGGCGGACAGTGGCATTAGTGACTGCAGAGGCACAGCCTGGAAACTCGGCGATGCAGACAGGGGCCTCTCTGCCGGGCTCTGTGGAGATGGACAGTCTTTTTGAAAACATGGCTCTCTCTGCCTTGCAGCCACTGCAGCCTCTGGGTCTTGGCATCGGGATGCCAGTAGTGGATAAAGGCTGTAACCCGGAGGTCTTCAGAGAGACTCCTGGTTCTCTTCCTCAGCTGAACTTCAGCTGCCCCCAGTCGGAGGTATTTAACTTACCAACTGGGTGGAGGACAGCACCTTTGCTACCATCTCGACTGCTGCAGCTCAAGCCTTTGTTTCCTGAGGACTGGTTTCGGTTCACCTTGGGGCGGTTTGGGCCTGCTGTGCAGGGCGAGACCCCAGAGGACATGACCAAAGCCCTGAAGGAGGACGAGGCCTTGAAAGAGCTGCATGCACAGGTCGCACTTTCATGTCTCATCTCACTGGGGGCAGAATCTGCCTTCACTAGTCCCAGTTACGTCTACAGACTCTATTGTGGAGATGTACCATGGACGGAAGGACTTGACTGGCTCTCCTCAAGTAAAGAACTTTACCAGCTCGCACTTCGTGCTTTCAG GTTCAGTTTCAAACTGCTCTTTGATCAAGCAAGTCTAGGACCCATGGAGTCCGCTGAGGAATTGTTCAGCACCTTGGAGGAATATGAAAGGGACTGGTACATTGGCCTTGTGACTGAGAAAGGCTGGCACGATAGTGTGCTTCAGGAGAAACCCTTCCTATTCTCTCTCGGACATGACCTCGCTATG GGTACCTACACAGGGCGAGTCCTGTCCCTGCAGGAGCAGCTGGTGCATGTGGGCCATTTGAATGGAGAGGGGGTGAGAGGCCAGTGGGCAAACCTTTCCTGGGAGCTCCTGTATGCTACCAACGATGACGAGGAGCGTTACAGCATCCAGGCTCACCCATTCATGCTGAGGAACCTGACTGTTCAAGCAGCCGATCCCCCTCTAGGATACCCTATTTATTCCTCAGCCCCCCTTCACTTCCCCTGCCTCTGA
- the ppm1aa gene encoding protein phosphatase 1A isoform X1 produces MGAFLDKPKMEKYNSRGEGNNLRYGLSSMQGWRVEMEDAHTAVIGLPHGLDPWSFFAVYDGHAGSQVAKYCCEHLLEHITSNSDFQSALQEDPSVDSVKNGIRTGFLQIDEHMRTISEKKHGVDRSGSTAVGVMISPSHIYFINCGDSRGLLSRGGAVHFFTQDHKPSNPLEKERIQNAGGSVMIQRVNGSLAVSRALGDFDYKCVHGKGPTEQLVSPEPEVYAIERCEGEDEFIILACDGIWDVMANEDLCDFVRSRLEVTDDLERVSNEIVDTCLYKGSRDNMSVVLICFPGAPKVSPEAVKREAELDKYLEGRVEEIIKKQGDESLPDLVHVMRTLASEAIPNLPPGGELASKRSVIEAVYNKLNPYRSDDTAFHISSMLCSHWAVDPDILFFRGFS; encoded by the exons ATGGGTGCATTTCTGGACAAACCAAAGATGGAAAAATACAATTCCCGCGGTGAGGGTAACAACCTGAGGTATGGGCTGAGTAGCATGCAGGGCTGGCGGGTAGAGATGGAAGATGCACACACAGCGGTAATTGGTCTGCCTCATGGTCTTGACCCCTGGTCGTTCTTTGCTGTTTATGATGGGCATGCTGGCTCTCAGGTGGCCAAGTACTGCTGTGAGCACCTGCTGGAGCACATCACCAGCAACTCAGACTTCCAGAGTGCTCTGCAGGAGGACCCCTCTGTGGATAGCGTGAAGAATGGGATCCGCACGGGATTCTTGCAGATTGATGAACACATGCGAACCATCTCCGAGAAGAAGCACGGCGTGGACCGCAGCGGCTCCACTGCAGTGGGAGTGATGATTTCTCCGAGCCATATCTACTTTATCAATTGTGGCGACTCGAGGGGACTCCTCAGCCGAGGCGGAGCTGTGCACTTCTTCACACAGGATCACAAACCCAGCAACCCTCTGGAGAAGGAAAGGATTCAGAATGCCGGCGGCTCAGTCATGATCCAGCGAGTTAATGGGTCCCTAGCTGTGTCTCGGGCTTTGGGAGACTTCGACTACAAGTGTGTGCATGGAAAAGGTCCGACAGAGCAGCTTGTGTCTCCTGAGCCTGAAGTTTATGCAATAGAGAGATGCGAGGGAGAAGATGAATTCATTATACTAGCATGTGATGGCATCTGGGATGTCATGGCCAATGAGGACCTGTGTGACTTTGTCAGGTCAAGGCTAGAGGTGACAGATGATCTTGAAAGAGTCAGCAATGAAATTGTTGACACCTGCTTGTACAAG gGAAGCCGGGATAATATGAGTGTTGTGTTAATCTGCTTTCCTGGGGCCCCAAAAGTTTCTCCTGAAGCAGTGAAACGGGAGGCTGAGCTGGATAAATACCTGGAGGGCAGAGTAGAAG AGATCATCAAGAAACAGGGGGATGAAAGTCTCCCAGATTTGGTCCATGTTATGCGGACGTTAGCATCTGAGGCCATCCCTAACCTCCCGCCTGGAGGAGAGCTGGCAAGCAA ACGAAGTGTTATTGAAGCGGTGTACAACAAACTCAACCCCTACCGAAGTGATGACACA
- the ppm1aa gene encoding protein phosphatase 1A isoform X2, with protein sequence MGAFLDKPKMEKYNSRGEGNNLRYGLSSMQGWRVEMEDAHTAVIGLPHGLDPWSFFAVYDGHAGSQVAKYCCEHLLEHITSNSDFQSALQEDPSVDSVKNGIRTGFLQIDEHMRTISEKKHGVDRSGSTAVGVMISPSHIYFINCGDSRGLLSRGGAVHFFTQDHKPSNPLEKERIQNAGGSVMIQRVNGSLAVSRALGDFDYKCVHGKGPTEQLVSPEPEVYAIERCEGEDEFIILACDGIWDVMANEDLCDFVRSRLEVTDDLERVSNEIVDTCLYKGSRDNMSVVLICFPGAPKVSPEAVKREAELDKYLEGRVEEIIKKQGDESLPDLVHVMRTLASEAIPNLPPGGELASKRSVIEAVYNKLNPYRSDDTAFHISSMLCSHWAVVRWKCS encoded by the exons ATGGGTGCATTTCTGGACAAACCAAAGATGGAAAAATACAATTCCCGCGGTGAGGGTAACAACCTGAGGTATGGGCTGAGTAGCATGCAGGGCTGGCGGGTAGAGATGGAAGATGCACACACAGCGGTAATTGGTCTGCCTCATGGTCTTGACCCCTGGTCGTTCTTTGCTGTTTATGATGGGCATGCTGGCTCTCAGGTGGCCAAGTACTGCTGTGAGCACCTGCTGGAGCACATCACCAGCAACTCAGACTTCCAGAGTGCTCTGCAGGAGGACCCCTCTGTGGATAGCGTGAAGAATGGGATCCGCACGGGATTCTTGCAGATTGATGAACACATGCGAACCATCTCCGAGAAGAAGCACGGCGTGGACCGCAGCGGCTCCACTGCAGTGGGAGTGATGATTTCTCCGAGCCATATCTACTTTATCAATTGTGGCGACTCGAGGGGACTCCTCAGCCGAGGCGGAGCTGTGCACTTCTTCACACAGGATCACAAACCCAGCAACCCTCTGGAGAAGGAAAGGATTCAGAATGCCGGCGGCTCAGTCATGATCCAGCGAGTTAATGGGTCCCTAGCTGTGTCTCGGGCTTTGGGAGACTTCGACTACAAGTGTGTGCATGGAAAAGGTCCGACAGAGCAGCTTGTGTCTCCTGAGCCTGAAGTTTATGCAATAGAGAGATGCGAGGGAGAAGATGAATTCATTATACTAGCATGTGATGGCATCTGGGATGTCATGGCCAATGAGGACCTGTGTGACTTTGTCAGGTCAAGGCTAGAGGTGACAGATGATCTTGAAAGAGTCAGCAATGAAATTGTTGACACCTGCTTGTACAAG gGAAGCCGGGATAATATGAGTGTTGTGTTAATCTGCTTTCCTGGGGCCCCAAAAGTTTCTCCTGAAGCAGTGAAACGGGAGGCTGAGCTGGATAAATACCTGGAGGGCAGAGTAGAAG AGATCATCAAGAAACAGGGGGATGAAAGTCTCCCAGATTTGGTCCATGTTATGCGGACGTTAGCATCTGAGGCCATCCCTAACCTCCCGCCTGGAGGAGAGCTGGCAAGCAA ACGAAGTGTTATTGAAGCGGTGTACAACAAACTCAACCCCTACCGAAGTGATGACACA
- the dhrs7 gene encoding dehydrogenase/reductase SDR family member 7, with translation MDCCIVSALWCLIPLYLLIHFLFFIFGDADFTLLWASLFGHRPEKKLKGLVVWVTGASSGIGEEVAYQLAKCGSRLILSARREDELNRVKRCCLERHGLQDEDILVLPLDLLERTSHEEKTKTVIKYFGHIDILINNGGRTQRSLCVETSLDVYQALIELNYLGTVSLTKQVLPYMTQKGTGSIVTVNSISGLAGTPLATGYSASKHALQGFFNSLRTELADFPNILISSVCPGPVQSEIVHNAFTEELNKSVAVTGNQEHKMSTSRCVHLMLVGISNGVKEMWITHQPFLTFCYMWQYTPTIAWFITNLLGRKRVQNFKAGLDADSSYFRKPKNY, from the exons ATGGACTGTTGCATTGTTTCCGCGCTGTGGTGTTTAATACCACTTTATTTACTTATTCACTTCCTGTTCTTCATTTTCGGGGATGCAGACTTCACTCTGCTGTGGGCCAGTCTGTTCGGCCACCGGCCAG AGAAGAAGCTGAAAGGGCTGGTGGTGTGGGTCACTGGAGCCTCTAGTGGTATTGGAGAGGAGGTGGCCTACCAGCTAGCAAAGTGTGGGTCACGTCTCATCCTGTCTGCTCGACGCGAGGATGAGTTAAACAGGGTGAAACGTTGCTGTTTGG AGCGCCACGGCCTCCAGGATGAAGATATTCTTGTTCTTCCACTTGATTTGTTGGAGAGGACATCacatgaggaaaaaacaaagactgtgaTCAAGTACTTTGGACAT ATTGATATCCTCATCAACAATGGCGGCCGAACCCAGCGATCTCTGTGCGTGGAGACCAGCCTTGATGTGTATCAGGCCTTGATAGAGCTCAACTACCTGGGCACGGTATCCCTCACCAAGCAGGTGCTGCCTTACATGACGCAGAAAGGCACTGGGAGCATTGTGACCGTCAACAGCATATCTGGCCTAGCTGGGACACCGCTTGCAACAGGATACTCTGCCAGCAAACATGCTCTTCAG GGTTTCTTTAATTCCCTTCGGACGGAGCTGGCTGACTTTCCAAACATACTcatcagcagtgtgtgtccAGGGCCTGTACAATCAGAAATTGTCCACAATGCTTTCACAGAGGAACTGAACAAg TCTGTGGCTGTAACTGGTAATCAGGAGCACAAGATGTCAACAAGTCGCTGTGTCCATTTAATGCTGGTGGGAATTTCCAACGGCGTTAAGGAAATGTGGATCACACATCAACCCTTCCTAACGTTTTGCTACATGTGGCAGTACACTCCCACCATTGCCTGGTTCATCACAAACCTGTTGGGCAGAAAACGGGTGCAGAATTTCAAAGCTGGCTTG GATGCAGACTCTTCATACTTCAGGAAGCCTAAGAACTACTGA
- the ppm1aa gene encoding protein phosphatase 1A isoform X3 yields MGAFLDKPKMEKYNSRGEGNNLRYGLSSMQGWRVEMEDAHTAVIGLPHGLDPWSFFAVYDGHAGSQVAKYCCEHLLEHITSNSDFQSALQEDPSVDSVKNGIRTGFLQIDEHMRTISEKKHGVDRSGSTAVGVMISPSHIYFINCGDSRGLLSRGGAVHFFTQDHKPSNPLEKERIQNAGGSVMIQRVNGSLAVSRALGDFDYKCVHGKGPTEQLVSPEPEVYAIERCEGEDEFIILACDGIWDVMANEDLCDFVRSRLEVTDDLERVSNEIVDTCLYKGSRDNMSVVLICFPGAPKVSPEAVKREAELDKYLEGRVEEIIKKQGDESLPDLVHVMRTLASEAIPNLPPGGELASKRSVIEAVYNKLNPYRSDDTDPDILFFRGFS; encoded by the exons ATGGGTGCATTTCTGGACAAACCAAAGATGGAAAAATACAATTCCCGCGGTGAGGGTAACAACCTGAGGTATGGGCTGAGTAGCATGCAGGGCTGGCGGGTAGAGATGGAAGATGCACACACAGCGGTAATTGGTCTGCCTCATGGTCTTGACCCCTGGTCGTTCTTTGCTGTTTATGATGGGCATGCTGGCTCTCAGGTGGCCAAGTACTGCTGTGAGCACCTGCTGGAGCACATCACCAGCAACTCAGACTTCCAGAGTGCTCTGCAGGAGGACCCCTCTGTGGATAGCGTGAAGAATGGGATCCGCACGGGATTCTTGCAGATTGATGAACACATGCGAACCATCTCCGAGAAGAAGCACGGCGTGGACCGCAGCGGCTCCACTGCAGTGGGAGTGATGATTTCTCCGAGCCATATCTACTTTATCAATTGTGGCGACTCGAGGGGACTCCTCAGCCGAGGCGGAGCTGTGCACTTCTTCACACAGGATCACAAACCCAGCAACCCTCTGGAGAAGGAAAGGATTCAGAATGCCGGCGGCTCAGTCATGATCCAGCGAGTTAATGGGTCCCTAGCTGTGTCTCGGGCTTTGGGAGACTTCGACTACAAGTGTGTGCATGGAAAAGGTCCGACAGAGCAGCTTGTGTCTCCTGAGCCTGAAGTTTATGCAATAGAGAGATGCGAGGGAGAAGATGAATTCATTATACTAGCATGTGATGGCATCTGGGATGTCATGGCCAATGAGGACCTGTGTGACTTTGTCAGGTCAAGGCTAGAGGTGACAGATGATCTTGAAAGAGTCAGCAATGAAATTGTTGACACCTGCTTGTACAAG gGAAGCCGGGATAATATGAGTGTTGTGTTAATCTGCTTTCCTGGGGCCCCAAAAGTTTCTCCTGAAGCAGTGAAACGGGAGGCTGAGCTGGATAAATACCTGGAGGGCAGAGTAGAAG AGATCATCAAGAAACAGGGGGATGAAAGTCTCCCAGATTTGGTCCATGTTATGCGGACGTTAGCATCTGAGGCCATCCCTAACCTCCCGCCTGGAGGAGAGCTGGCAAGCAA ACGAAGTGTTATTGAAGCGGTGTACAACAAACTCAACCCCTACCGAAGTGATGACACA